The genomic region TGGTACTAAACAGGAACTCTTTTGCACAAACAGTGGAAAACATATTTGCATTATCATTTCTAGTCAAAGATGGTCGTGCTGATATTAAACTGGATGAAAAAGGCATTCATTTAGTCTGTAAGATActtctaaaatttcaacttatAGTCCCATTTCCAAAgctttttgtttattattgaattttaagaatCTAACTATTTCTATTCTATTAGCACCAAAGAATGCTCCTACTGCTACAGCAATAGCATCAAAAGAAGTTGTTTACAATCACTTTGTTTTCAGATTTGACTTTAAGGATTGGAAGGTACTCTCGGGAGTAAAATTACTATGGATGCGTATACTAGGAGTCGAATTGTATTTTGCTTATTTTACTTGGAAAATGACAAATTAGCTCCTCtactttagaaaaaaaattaaattggtctttttgttaaaaaatttatctatttctatCGTTAAAAACTAGTCCATGTACATTTGTAGCCTTGCCAGAAAGAACtgatttgctctttgatttaatgtataggaattgatttgtttttttttttagtaaagaggtaaaatgcaatttgactcctaGTATATGAGCCTCGATTACTTTTACCTacttttggatttatattttttagctttagcttattcatttttgtttggttGTGTTTCTTTTGTGCATTTCCACAGCTGATGAAAGATTATATTGAGGTTGGCCATGAACTGATGCCCCATAGGGATTAAAGTTGAAAGCAGTACAGCAATTTTAACTTGCATATATGTAACTCTTCTTCTACAAATCTTGAAGCAAAAGGTATTTAGAAACGCCAATCTGAAAGCTAACTAGGATTCATGATATTAATGGCATAGGTTGTTGgtgttgtttttgtttaattgtaTGGCTTACAATTGGGGCGTAATTGGTTTAGTTCATAGGATAATCGTTGTCGATGCGAAGGCTTCTATAATATTCCCtgggtttttttgtttgttcttttgCAGCTTTCTTTTAAGAAAGTTTAGTAATCTCCGGTATACTTTTGATgaaaaaaagtatgtaaaagttatatttataaaaaaaattttatggtaaagaAATCGAGTTTTGATTAAAACtatattgtttaaattgaaaCTGATTGTTTGGATTAAGAATCAGTCGTGATATTAGTATGGAGAAAAGGACTAGGTTGCTTGATTTATGAACTGTTTAAAAACGATTAAATTAGACTACAAAACTGATTAAAGcaattaaaatggtaatttaagcaatatatataaatatattaataaatggattaaattttcaaatttaataaaatataacaactaaattctataaaattatAGAGATTAAAAAGGGCTAAAATTCGGTCAGACGTTATTTTGTTAGCAACAGTGTTTATCTTTGTACATAGCTAAAAGTATTTTAACCGTCGATTAGACAATAAGCACCAGTGGTGTGGTGCTTGGATACAGACTCGCTGGGTTCGATTCCTAGCTGGTGCAATTTCCTTctaatattttcaaagattaaaaatggttaaaatttgcTATTAGTCTTGTGCTTTTGCAAGTATCCTATACTTGATCATTTTTAGTTTCTTAACTTTTTGAATTGATCAATTTCAGTATCTAAACTGTAGAAGTTCAATccatttggttaaatttaattgttagtCTTGTACTATACTTACAATTGTAGAATTGATAAATATTCTCTAATTGGATCATTctaaatcttatatatttttgaaattctagtgttgatttaaataataataattaattcattaattatatttttagtgagtaatatttGTGGATAACAAATTGATATGACATTATATATAAGATAATATGTTCGGTGCATCATATTTTGGAGCAGTGGAATTTAATAGCTGTCGTTTGGTAaggattgaaatttttaaaatttgaaaagtactaAAATTAACGATGACCAAATTAATATATaggaattaaatttataactttcaCAAGTTATAGGgattaatagcaaaatttaacgaaaaaaaaatttcacagTATATTGCCATGCCCTGCCTTTCCTACAGCTGAAGGAAGTACGCATTATAGATGGATGAGTTTCACTGTAAAAGGACTTTAATGATCATAAAtgatctaatattttttttttttgttttcaggTATGAAAATCAGATATAAACTTCCCAAGAGTTTGTCTCTGTTTACCTGCAAATTCTTCTGTCTCCCTGTTATTTTTTCCCCTTATATCATCCATTGTTTTCTATTTGCTGAAGAGCCTGTTTTCGCTTTTTCTTTTGTGTGCGTGCgtgtgtatttttttttttttttgcttttggtgTGCTGAGAGTTTGGGATTTCTGTCAAATCAACATCACTTACATTTAACCTATCAACCTGACAGATTAAAGgtgaataaaataatctaaaagcTTTATCAAATAAGTTGACAGCTTCGGAGTTGTTGGAGGTTAGATTGTACGCCACATTGTTTGTCCGCCACTCTTGGACTATTTGCCACATTTGGATTGTCCACCATATTTGGACTCTCCAACACATTTGGACTGTGTGCCGCCAAAGTCTATCTGCTTGATAGTCAGCCAactgacagttcgtcatactcctgACGTTTAGCTTGTTCGCCAATTGAGCGAGCTGTTGCATGAATGGTCATCTTGCAACAAAAAATTTGGTGAAGTCACTGAGCTAAAGGGGAATTCAAACTTATTTTCTAAGCTCAAGTTTATGCATCTACATTATTTGCTTGAAATGAAGACAATATATAGTCATGCTCTGCCTTCCCCACAACTGAAGGAAATATCAATTGTAGAATGCCCGATGCCGAAGAAGCTCCTACTAAACTCCAATAGTTCAAAAGGATAAAGGCTCGTCATTAAAGGGCAGAAGAAGTGGTGGAAAGATGTAGATTGGGAGGATGAATCCACTCCAATTGCTTTTCATTCCTCTTTCATTGCTCTTGTTGTATCATAGCATTCTTCATTGTCAGTTTTGTTTTGCTTGCCCCTAAATTACATGCAgaattatgtatatttaaagatgagataagttattttattataagagagaatatatatgtgttaaagtataattttggaatttgaaaatttttatattgaattttaagttttaataaattaataaaatataattatattttcattaaaagtaaaaataatattaataaaaatttaaatcttatgATGCATGATCGGATACTAAATATtgataattacataaataaaagaatatctcaatatttatatagaatttattaacatttttaatgtttttatgattatagaatatttatattatgcatagttagtttatttttagaGCACTTATCTGCGTGAGAAGGCAGTAAAgcagaataaaagaaaaagaaaaagaaaaagaaaaagaaaaagaaaaagaaaaagaaaaagaagaagaaaaagaaaaaaggactcCACTACCGAAATATGCCTGATTTTGCACACTTTACTATAAGTATCATCATTTTCACTATCAAAACACATGTGAACTTCCAACAGTTTACCCCTGTTTCCCTgcgaattttctttttctttgtttctttcccCCTTATGTTCTCAATCTTTCACATAACGCCATAAGCATCTTTGATTTATTCCTTGCTTCTATTTCCTGTAATTGTTCAACTCACTCTTCCACAATCAAAACCAGGTATGGGTAATATCTTCTCAATCTCACTTTCCCTCGATCCCATCATGACCCGTTGCTGGGATTGTGCTACTGGACAAGCAAGTTATCTATGCCACCTCGAAGAGCTTTAAAAAATGAAGTGGAAGAATTGAAGGCTATCAGGAGGGATCTGATGAGCAGGGTCAGGGTCGCTGAGGATGAGCAGCAGCTTAAGCGCCTAAACCAAGTTGAGGGTTGGCTTTCGAGGGCTGAAACTCTGATAAACGATGCTGATCAACTGATTGTCCAAAGTCCTCAGCATGTTGAAAATCTATGTATGGGAGGTTGTTGCTCCACTCATCCTAGGTCCAGCATCAAGTTCGGGAAGAAAATTGCCAAAAAACTCCTAGAGGTTAAAAACCAGAAGGAGAATGGAGATTTCAGTGATGTGGCCAGCAAGCCACCACTTCCTTCAGCAACTGAAAGACCTAGTGAGCCAACTGTGGGTTTAGAGTCCAATTTCAACAAGGTCTGGAGCTGTCTTCAAAAGGAACAAGTGGGAATTATTGGCATTTATGGCTTAGGAGGGGTTGGCAAGACAAGCCTCCTAAACCAAATCAATAACAAATTCCATGATACTACCCATGATTACCATGTCATTTGGGCAGTTGCATCACAAGATCGGCCAATTGAGAGAGTCCAGGATCAAATTGCCGAAAGAATAGGCCTTTCTAATGAAGGCTGAAAATCTAAGAGCCTTGATGAGAAAGCTGAAGGCATCTTCCAGGTATTATGTAAAAAGAAGTTTGCATTGTTGTTGGATGATATATGGGAATGGTTTGATCTCACAAGAGCTGGGGTACCTCTTCCACCAAAAGAAAATGGCTCTAAAGTCATTTTCACAACTCGTCGTCGTGATGTGTGCTGTCAAATGCAACCGAACATGGATAATAATATCAGAGTGGAATGTCTACCACCAGGAGAAGCTTTCAAACTGTTCGAGGAGAAGGTTGGATCAGAAACCCTTCGAATGCATCCAAAAATTTGCAAGTTAGCTGAAGCGGTGGTTGAAGAGTGTGCAGGGCTACCTCTTGCTCTCATTACAATTGGGCGAGCCATGGCATCCAAGAAGACCCCTCGAGAATGGGAATATGCTATTGAAGTTTTAAGGCAATCAGCAGCTTCTGTATTGCCAGGGGTAGGGAAAGAGATGTATCCCAAGTTAAGATTCAGTTATGACTGTTTACCTGATGAAAGGTTCAGATCTTGTTTCTTGTATTGCTCTTTATATCCAGAAGATTTTCTCATCAATGAAGACGAACTAATAGATTGTTGGATCGGGGAAAGACTTTTGGACGAGCATGCCAATTTGAGCAATTCCAGAAACCAGGGAcatttcattataggttctcTTATTGATGCATGCTTATTGGAGAAAGGACAATATAATGATAGGGTAAAGATGCACGATGTGATTCGCGACATGGCTTTGTGGATTGCTGGTGAATCTGAGAACGAGAGGTTTTTTGTAAAATCAGGTGTTCAGTTAAAGGAACAACCGAAAGCTAAAAAGTGGGAAGAGGTAACAAGAATGTCGCTGAGgaagaatcaaattgaaaatctaACTGAGATATTGGAATGTCCCAATCTCCAAACTTTGTTTCTTGGCAGGAATGATTTTAAGGTAATCATGGATGATTTCTTAAATTTCATGCCGATGCTAAGGGTTCTGGACTTGTctgaaaatatgaatttggaaGAATTGCAAAGTTGGTTTCACTAGAACATCTCAATTTGTCACGGAGAGGAATAAAAAAGTTGCCAGTCGAAATGAAGGCCCTAGCAAAGCTGAAATATTTGAATCTGGAGGGGACAGGGGATCTAAAAATGATCCCACAACAATTGATATCCAGTTTCTCCAAGTTGCAAGTACTGAAAATGGAGGGATGTGGCTATGGATGTTTATTGGTTTTGGAGGAAATGgagcatttaaaatatttgaatgtgTTGACTCTTACTTTTAGAAGCGCTTCGGAGTTGGAAAAAGCTTCGAGGTTCAACAAGTTCTTTAGCTGTGCCATTGAATGTGTAGGACTTCTAGATTTCAGAGATTCAAGATCATTGAACGGATACTCTCCTATAagaaaatttatctaatttttaaataaacagaataggaaaatttttaattttactataattatcaaaatttttagttatagaattaaaagaaaatgatgtgATTTGTTGAGAGTTATACTTCAAATTATCATTCATTAACATCACATATtctcaaattcaaccattttattttatatacaggAAAACCTCATAGtgtaaatcaaaatatcatactACATGTAATTCAGGGATAAGCAAAATAGAACTTGCAATGACACATGATACAATAATGGTTTTAACCCTTAATTGGTATCCAACATTTCTTACGATATAAGAGGTTTGAAAGAGGGGAGAAAAGCAGTTTGAGTGGATTCATCCTCCCATTCTACATCTTTCCACCATCCCTCCTCTCCTTCAATGATGAGCCTCTGTCCTTTTGCACTATTGGAGTTTAGTGGCAGCTTCTTTAACATTGGGCATCCTCTAATGTATACTTGCTTCAGCTGTGGGAAAGGCAGAGCATGGCAATATATTGTGCTTAATTTGTGCACACGATGTAGCATCAAACGCTCAAGCTTAGAAAATAAGTTAGAATTTCCTTTTAGCTCAGCGACTTCACCAAGTTTTTCTTCACTGATGATTTCTTCTAAACTACTGCATCCAAGTATCCATAGATCTTCCAAATGTGGAGCAAAAGTTGCCCAACTCACATCCCTCAAATGATTGCATCCGCCTACGGTTACATATCGAAGGCTATGGAAGCATCCTGCACCTTCAATTATGTTACGTTCGATCTTCACTTCCTCTAGATCCATACAATACCAGAGGCTGAAAGTACATAGATGCTGCAGTTTTGCTAAAGCCATAAGATTCAATGATCTTGAAACTCCGAAAGTAAGAGTCAAcacattcaaatattttaaatgctcCATTTCCTCTAAAACCAATGAACATCCATAGCCACATCCCTCCATTTTCAGTACTTGCAACTTGGAGAAACTGGATATCAATTGTTGTGGGATCATTTTTAGATCCCCTGTCCCCTCCAGATTCAAATATTTCAGCTTTGCTAGGGCCTTCATTTCGACTGGCAACTTTTTTATTCCTCTCCCTGACAAATTGAGATGTTCTAGTGAAACCAACTTTGCAATTCCTACTGGCAATTCttccaaattcatattttcagACAAGTCCAGAACCCTTAGCATCGGcatgaaattaaagaaatcatCCATGATTACCTTAAAATCATTCCTGCCAAGAAACAAAGTTTGGAGATTGGGACATTCCAATATCTCAGTtagattttcaatttgattctcCATCAGCGACATTCTTGTTACCTCTTCCCACTTTTTAGCTTTCGGTTGTTCCTTTAACTGAACACCTGATTTTACAAAAAACCTCTCGTTCTCAGATTCACCAGCAATCCACAAAGCCATGTCGCGAATCACATCGTGCATCTTTACCCTATCATTATATTGTCCTTTCTCCAATAAGCATGCATCAATAAgagaacctataatgaaatgTCCCTGGTTTCTGGAATTGCTCAAATTGGCATGCTCGTCCAAAAGTCTTTCCCCGATCCAACAATCTATTAGTTCGTCTTCATTGATGAGAAAATCTTCTGGATATAAAGAGCAATACAAGAAACAAGATCTGAACCTTTCATCAGGTAAACAGTCATAACTGAATCTTAACTTGGGATACATCTCTTTCCCTACCCCTGGCAACACGGAGGCTGCTGATTGCCTTAAAACTTCTGTAGCATATTCCCATTCTCGAGGGGTCTTCTTGGATGCCATGGCTCGCCCAATTGTAATGAGAGCAAGAGGTAGCCCTGCACACTCTTCAACCGCCGCTTCAGCTAACTTGCAAATTTTTGGATGCATTCGAAGGGTTTCTGATCCAACCTTCTCCTCGAACAGTTTGAAAGCTTCTCCTGGTGGTAAACATTCCACTCTGATATTATTATCCATGTTCGGTTGCATTTGACAGCACACATCACGACGACGAGTTGTGAAAATGACTTTAGAGCCATTTTCTTTTGGTGGAAGAGGTACCCCAGCTCTTGTGAGATCAAACCATTCCCATATATCATCCAACAACAATGCAAACTTCTTTTTACATAATACCTGGAAGATGCCTTCAGCTTTCTCATCAAGGCTCTTAGATTTCCAGCCTTCATTAGAAAGGCCTATTCTTTCGGCAATTTGATCCTGGACTCTCTCAATTGGCCGATTTTGTGATGCAACTGCCCAAATGACATGGTAATCATGGGTAGTATCATGGAATTTGTTATTGATTTGGTTTAGGAGGCTTGTCTTGCCAACCCCTCCTAAGTCATAAATGCCAATAATTCCCACTTGTTCCTTTTGAAGACAGCTCCAGACCTTGTTGAAATTGGACTCTAAACCCACAGTTGGCTCACTAGGTCTTTCAGTTGCTGAAGGAAGTGGTGGCTTGCTGGCCACATCACTGAAATCTCCATTCTCCTTCTGGTTTTTAACCTCTAGGAGTTTTTTGGCAATTTTCTTCCCGAACTTGATGCTGGACCTAGGATGAGTGGAGCAACAACCTCCCATACATAGATTTTCAACATGCTGAGGACTTTGGACAATCAGTTGATCAGCATCGTTTATCAGAGTTTCAGCCCTCGAAAGCTAACCCTCAACTTGGTTTAGGCGCTTAAGCTGCTGCTCATCCTCAGCGACCCTGACCCTGCTCATCAGATCCCTCCTGATAGCCTTCAATTCTTCCACTTCATTTTTTAAAGCCTGGAGGTTATCTTCGAGGTGGCATATATAACTTGCTTGTCCAGTAGCACAATCCCAGCAACGGGTAATGATGGGATCGAGGGAAAGTGAGATTGAGAAGATATTACCCATACCTGGTTTTGATTGTAGAAGAGTGAGTTCAACAATTTCTGGAAATAGAAGCAAGGATTAAATCAAAGATGCTTATGGAGTTCTATGAAAGTTTGAGACTACAAGGGGGAGGAAAACAAGGACAAACTGTTGGAAGTTCACACGCATTTTGATaccaaaaaaaaggaaaaaagatagTGAATATGATGATAATTACAGTGAAGTGTGTAAAATCATTGACTTGGTGGGAAAACTTGCATTGCACGCAGCTCTCTTTTATCCCACTTTATTTGGTTTTGACACAATGGGTCCATTGTAAGGCATCTTTTGTGTGCAGTGGATACCATGTGTAATTTCTTATTCTATTTTACAACTTGAGCAACATTAatacaacatattttaattaatcatagcaGGTGTAAAGTTTGTTTAATATAAAAAGCAGGCATGTTAGGAGCTACCTCTTTCTGTAAAGGCTTCCACTTCAGCAAAGATAAAGGAACCTCAATTATTAAGATCCCATCAGAAAAGAAAGAGCAAGATGAGCATGTTGGGTAGAAACATGTGCAATTATTTAATATACTCTTAAGTGTCTACATAAGTAATTTCTATATTTGCAAATTACTCACAGGTTggaatacatgtttaatttcatttaaatatt from Gossypium raimondii isolate GPD5lz chromosome 1, ASM2569854v1, whole genome shotgun sequence harbors:
- the LOC105774071 gene encoding disease resistance protein SUMM2 codes for the protein MGGCCSTHPRSSIKFGKKIAKKLLEVKNQKENGDFSDVASKPPLPSATERPSEPTVGLESNFNKVWSCLQKEQVGIIGIYDLGGVGKTSLLNQINNKFHDTTHDYHVIWAVASQNRPIERVQDQIAERIGLSNEGWKSKSLDEKAEGIFQVLCKKKFALLLDDIWEWFDLTRAGVPLPPKENGSKVIFTTRRRDVCCQMQPNMDNNIRVECLPPGEAFKLFEEKVGSETLRMHPKICKLAEAAVEECAGLPLALITIGRAMASKKTPREWEYATEVLRQSAASVLPGVGKEMYPKLRFSYDCLPDERFRSCFLYCSLYPEDFLINEDELIDCWIGERLLDEHANLSNSRNQGHFIIGSLIDACLLEKGQYNDRVKMHDVIRDMALWIAGESENERFFVKSGVQLKEQPKAKKWEEVTRMSLMENQIENLTEILECPNLQTLFLGRNDFKVIMDDFFNFMPMLRVLDLSENMNLEELPVGIAKLVSLEHLNLSGRGIKKLPVEMKALAKLKYLNLEGTGDLKMIPQQLISSFSKLQVLKMEGCGYGCSLVLEEMEHLKYLNVLTLTFGVSRSLNLMALAKLQHLCTFSLWYCMDLEEVKIERNIIEGAGCFHSLRYVTVGGCNHLRDVSWATFAPHLEDLWILGCSSLEEIISEEKLGEVAELKGNSNLFSKLERLMLHRVHKLSTIYCHALPFPQLKQVYIRGCPMLKKLPLNSNSAKGQRLIIEGEEGWWKDVEWEDESTQTAFLPSFKPLIS